One segment of Mycolicibacterium baixiangningiae DNA contains the following:
- a CDS encoding iron-containing redox enzyme family protein: MTYAPILVDPLLPDARGPISLAVLNLLTERAPRNHLARIEASLADSDPYGIDLQLALYVCYELHYRGFAGVDPHWEWNAGLLHLRGQMEQSFLTAVRRDVGEIDPDQTAADEMTALAVEPVDGHPDASGPSYFLRDKGTWEHMREYFVHRSLYHLKEGDPHAFAIPRLTGQAKASFVAVEFDEFGGGRGPQLHQQLFADLMAAADLDASYLGYINDVPAEALAAVNLMSLFGLHRALRGAVVGHFASTEITSSPGSRRLVDALERMGAPDTCAAFYREHVEADAVHEQVVRTDVVGDLVAREPHLDTDVVFGIRAHALVENMLADHLMKCWTAGETSLRRPLS, encoded by the coding sequence GTGACTTACGCGCCGATCTTGGTTGATCCGTTGTTGCCCGACGCACGGGGCCCCATCTCGCTGGCCGTGCTGAATCTGCTCACCGAGCGGGCACCGCGCAACCACCTGGCCCGCATCGAGGCGTCACTGGCCGACTCCGACCCGTACGGCATCGACCTGCAGTTGGCGCTCTACGTCTGCTACGAACTGCACTACCGCGGCTTCGCCGGCGTGGACCCGCACTGGGAGTGGAACGCCGGCCTGCTTCACCTGCGCGGGCAGATGGAGCAGTCGTTCCTCACCGCGGTGCGTCGCGATGTCGGCGAGATCGACCCGGACCAGACGGCCGCCGACGAGATGACCGCACTCGCCGTCGAACCGGTCGACGGCCACCCCGACGCCAGCGGCCCGTCGTACTTCCTGCGCGACAAGGGCACGTGGGAGCACATGCGCGAATACTTCGTGCACCGCTCGCTGTATCACCTCAAGGAGGGCGATCCACACGCGTTCGCCATCCCCCGCCTGACCGGACAGGCGAAGGCCTCCTTCGTCGCAGTCGAATTCGACGAGTTCGGCGGCGGCCGGGGCCCGCAGCTGCACCAGCAGCTGTTCGCCGACCTGATGGCGGCCGCGGACCTGGACGCCTCCTACCTGGGCTACATCAACGACGTCCCCGCCGAGGCGCTGGCGGCGGTGAACCTGATGTCACTGTTCGGGCTGCACCGCGCGCTGCGTGGAGCCGTGGTCGGCCACTTCGCCTCCACCGAGATCACCTCGTCACCCGGTTCACGCCGACTCGTCGACGCGCTGGAGCGGATGGGCGCGCCGGATACATGCGCGGCGTTCTACCGCGAGCACGTGGAGGCCGACGCCGTTCACGAACAGGTGGTGCGCACCGACGTGGTGGGTGACCTGGTGGCCCGGGAACCGCACCTGGACACCGACGTGGTGTTCGGTATCCGGGCGCATGCGCTGGTCGAGAACATGCTGGCCGATCACCTGATGAAGTGCTGGACGGCGGGCGAGACCTCGCTACGCCGACCGCTGTCCTGA
- a CDS encoding phosphodiesterase — protein sequence MPCIAIVKPAHPVCAAVRPGTRSGVNVSDLLALPVEAGAAIRRRRLFHPVGVLARGRIERIAPPGQGLPIETGDVVGRVSKAVGLPGSVPDIAGLAWRMTPGSRPWDVLLATTALNRFLLLPTTSWDDTTYSSLMPFRYEGGVWWLRARLVTKLGRRGLSLDTVADQLSRGDLEYSVDQAAGTGGFGPLARLTLSEVIPPDRDLSFDPTLNTAQGVTLTPGWLTNFRRAAYRRSREGRDAQ from the coding sequence ATGCCCTGTATCGCGATTGTTAAACCCGCACACCCCGTTTGCGCTGCTGTTAGGCCGGGCACCCGATCAGGCGTGAATGTCTCAGATCTCCTCGCACTCCCGGTCGAAGCCGGGGCCGCGATACGCCGACGCAGGCTGTTCCACCCTGTCGGAGTGCTCGCCCGCGGCCGCATCGAGCGGATCGCCCCGCCGGGTCAGGGGCTGCCGATCGAGACCGGCGACGTCGTCGGCCGGGTCTCCAAGGCTGTGGGGTTGCCGGGGTCCGTCCCGGACATCGCCGGGTTGGCGTGGCGGATGACGCCCGGTTCCCGTCCCTGGGACGTCCTGCTGGCGACCACCGCACTTAACCGGTTCCTGTTGCTGCCCACCACGTCCTGGGATGACACCACCTATTCGAGCCTCATGCCGTTCCGGTACGAGGGCGGTGTGTGGTGGCTACGGGCCCGGCTCGTCACGAAGCTCGGCCGCCGAGGGCTGTCCCTGGACACCGTCGCCGACCAGCTGTCGCGCGGCGACCTCGAGTACAGCGTCGATCAAGCCGCCGGCACAGGCGGATTCGGACCGCTGGCCCGGTTGACGCTCTCCGAGGTCATTCCGCCCGACCGCGATCTGTCCTTCGACCCGACGCTCAACACCGCGCAGGGAGTGACCCTCACGCCCGGATGGCTGACGAACTTCCGCCGCGCCGCCTACCGCCGCAGCCGGGAGGGCCGCGACGCCCAGTGA
- a CDS encoding DUF4129 domain-containing protein — MPTVDIDRDAAHEAAQQELNKPIYPKASLTDRLSEWFNELIYRLAQGGAGVPGGWLTIGVLLLLAAAAGVVAVRIARKTMRTDRGGHSLYDGHELSAAQHRATAQQHAAAGQWSLAIRHRLRAVARQLEESGVVPPVPGRTATELASDAGQALPQLTGELRDAATAFNDVTYGDRPGSEAAYRSVAELDDHIRAATPPAGHTDGAAQAHTGWAEVR; from the coding sequence GTGCCGACCGTAGACATCGATCGGGACGCTGCGCACGAGGCCGCCCAGCAGGAACTGAACAAGCCGATCTACCCCAAGGCGTCGCTGACCGACCGTCTCTCCGAATGGTTCAACGAGTTGATCTACCGGCTCGCCCAGGGAGGCGCCGGCGTACCGGGCGGCTGGCTGACGATCGGCGTGCTGCTCCTGCTGGCGGCGGCGGCGGGAGTGGTGGCCGTTCGCATCGCGCGCAAGACCATGCGCACCGACCGGGGTGGCCACTCTCTCTACGACGGTCACGAACTCAGTGCCGCCCAACACCGTGCCACCGCACAGCAACACGCCGCCGCCGGCCAATGGTCGCTGGCGATCCGGCACCGGCTCAGGGCGGTGGCGCGTCAACTCGAGGAATCCGGCGTGGTCCCACCGGTTCCCGGCCGCACCGCCACCGAGTTGGCGAGCGACGCCGGACAGGCGCTTCCCCAGCTGACCGGCGAATTACGCGACGCGGCAACAGCTTTCAACGACGTCACCTACGGCGACCGGCCCGGGTCGGAGGCCGCGTACAGGTCGGTGGCCGAACTCGACGACCACATCCGCGCGGCCACCCCACCGGCCGGCCACACCGACGGCGCCGCGCAGGCCCACACGGGTTGGGCGGAGGTGCGATGA
- a CDS encoding CDGSH iron-sulfur domain-containing protein — MTEPRTVRVVQGGPIMVQGPVRIELPDGSVVESDRFMVAICACKRSKTYPLCDTSHRRRRRGDDDPSPSSAPSGQRSA; from the coding sequence GTGACCGAACCGCGCACCGTGCGGGTGGTGCAGGGCGGCCCCATCATGGTGCAGGGGCCGGTCCGCATCGAGCTACCCGACGGCAGCGTCGTGGAATCGGACCGTTTCATGGTCGCGATCTGCGCGTGCAAACGCAGCAAGACTTATCCGCTGTGCGATACCAGCCATCGTCGGCGTCGCCGTGGCGACGACGACCCGTCTCCCTCGTCGGCTCCGTCAGGACAGCGGTCGGCGTAG
- a CDS encoding class II glutamine amidotransferase codes for MCRLFGLHADGRAVKATFWLLQAPDNLAEQSRRNPDGTGLGVFRPDGTPDVRKQPIAAWRDAEFTDEAQELTGTTFIAHVRYATTGSLEVRNSHPFLQDGRLFAHNGVVEGLDTLDARLHELGVSDLVRGETDSERVFALITASVRARDGDVGAGIADALHWLADSVPIYAVNLLLATPTDMWALRYPDTHALYLLDRTAADGAEFTLRTNRISASSAHLVEQPAVVFASEPMDDERWQPMTPGELVHIDAGLRITRRMELPNPPARQLTRADLSPAAAESQHVPA; via the coding sequence ATGTGCCGCCTCTTCGGGTTGCATGCCGACGGCCGCGCGGTGAAGGCCACGTTCTGGCTGTTGCAGGCGCCCGACAACCTCGCCGAGCAGAGCCGGCGCAACCCCGACGGCACAGGTCTGGGCGTTTTCCGCCCGGACGGCACACCAGACGTGCGTAAGCAGCCGATCGCCGCGTGGCGCGACGCCGAATTCACCGACGAAGCCCAGGAGCTGACCGGTACCACGTTCATCGCGCACGTCCGCTACGCCACCACGGGATCCCTGGAGGTGCGCAACAGCCACCCCTTCCTGCAGGACGGACGCCTCTTCGCGCACAACGGAGTGGTGGAAGGCCTCGACACTCTCGACGCCCGGCTGCACGAGCTCGGCGTCAGCGACCTCGTCCGTGGCGAGACCGATTCCGAGCGGGTCTTCGCGCTGATCACCGCGTCGGTGCGGGCGCGCGACGGCGACGTCGGGGCAGGAATCGCGGACGCACTGCACTGGCTGGCCGACAGCGTGCCGATCTACGCGGTGAACCTGCTGCTGGCCACGCCCACTGACATGTGGGCGCTGCGGTATCCGGACACCCACGCGCTGTACCTACTCGATCGGACCGCGGCCGACGGGGCCGAGTTCACTCTGCGTACCAACCGGATCAGCGCCAGCAGTGCGCACCTCGTCGAACAGCCGGCAGTGGTCTTCGCGAGCGAGCCGATGGACGACGAGCGGTGGCAGCCGATGACGCCGGGGGAGTTGGTGCACATCGATGCCGGGCTGCGGATCACCCGGCGGATGGAGCTGCCGAATCCGCCCGCCCGGCAACTGACGCGTGCCGACCTCAGCCCCGCGGCGGCCGAATCGCAGCACGTGCCGGCGTGA
- a CDS encoding glycerophosphoryl diester phosphodiesterase membrane domain-containing protein, producing MVHMSNDAGGSGHVNPPPPYAPPGYPPPGYQQAYPPPGYQQGYPPPGYQQGYPPPSYQQGYPPPGYQQGYPPPGYPPQQGYSPAGVLKPGVIPLRPLGLSDIFNGAVNYIRRNPKATLGLTAIVVVAAQLISLVLQILGPMIATGDIDPTLSGEAPTTGDVVALSGSALAGSITTALASVVLSGMLTVIVGRAVFGADITIGEAWQRVKSRLLALLGFTALEALAILVLIGIVVVAIIAAEAVGGGVAAFLVGAPLVIAAVALIVYVATSLLFTPALIVLERLGVVDAAKRSFALVKKDFWRVLGIWILAALVAAVIAGAVGVPFSFGGQLLASGSGSAGGAVAGLVLIAVGAAVGQILTAPFSAGVVVLLYTDRRIRSEAFDLVLHTGAAAGPSVAADSTDHLWLTRHP from the coding sequence ATGGTTCACATGAGCAACGACGCCGGCGGGTCCGGTCACGTCAACCCGCCGCCGCCATATGCCCCACCGGGCTACCCTCCCCCGGGCTACCAGCAGGCGTATCCGCCCCCCGGCTATCAGCAGGGCTACCCGCCGCCGGGGTATCAGCAGGGCTATCCGCCGCCCAGCTACCAACAGGGCTACCCGCCGCCCGGCTATCAACAGGGCTATCCGCCGCCCGGCTACCCACCGCAGCAGGGGTACTCGCCGGCCGGAGTCCTCAAGCCCGGCGTCATCCCGTTGCGTCCGCTGGGGCTGTCGGACATCTTCAACGGCGCGGTCAACTACATCCGCCGCAACCCGAAGGCGACGCTGGGCCTGACCGCCATCGTGGTGGTGGCCGCCCAGTTGATCTCACTCGTCCTGCAGATCCTGGGTCCGATGATCGCCACCGGTGACATCGACCCGACCCTCAGCGGCGAGGCACCCACAACGGGTGACGTCGTCGCGCTGTCCGGGTCCGCGCTGGCCGGGTCGATCACCACCGCGCTGGCGTCGGTGGTGCTCAGCGGCATGCTGACGGTCATCGTCGGGCGCGCGGTGTTCGGCGCGGACATCACCATCGGCGAGGCCTGGCAGCGGGTCAAGAGCAGGCTGTTGGCCCTACTCGGCTTCACCGCGCTCGAGGCGCTGGCGATCCTGGTGCTGATCGGGATCGTCGTGGTCGCCATCATCGCGGCCGAGGCTGTCGGCGGCGGCGTCGCCGCGTTCCTCGTCGGCGCCCCCCTGGTCATCGCCGCCGTCGCGCTGATCGTGTACGTCGCCACGTCGCTGCTGTTCACGCCTGCCCTGATCGTCCTGGAACGGCTCGGCGTCGTCGACGCGGCGAAACGGTCGTTCGCACTGGTGAAGAAGGACTTCTGGCGGGTGCTCGGCATCTGGATCCTGGCCGCGCTCGTGGCGGCCGTCATCGCGGGCGCGGTCGGTGTCCCGTTCAGTTTCGGCGGACAGCTGCTGGCGTCGGGGTCGGGTTCCGCAGGTGGTGCGGTGGCCGGACTCGTCCTCATCGCGGTCGGCGCGGCGGTCGGTCAGATCCTCACCGCCCCGTTCAGCGCCGGGGTCGTCGTGCTGCTCTACACCGACCGCAGGATCCGCTCGGAGGCCTTCGATCTGGTGCTGCACACCGGCGCGGCAGCGGGACCCAGCGTCGCGGCCGATTCCACCGACCACCTGTGGCTGACCCGCCACCCCTGA
- a CDS encoding GatB/YqeY domain-containing protein: MAELKARLRADLTAAMKSQDKLRTATLRMLLAAVQTEEVSGKQARELTDDDVLKVLARESRKRGEAAEIYTQNGRGELAANEHAEARVIDEYLPTPLTEAELADVVDTAMAQVAEQLGERPSMKQMGQVMKAASAIAAGKADGSRLSAAVKARL, translated from the coding sequence ATGGCGGAACTCAAAGCTCGGTTGCGCGCAGACCTGACGGCCGCGATGAAGTCACAGGACAAACTTCGCACGGCCACCCTGCGGATGCTGCTCGCCGCGGTGCAGACCGAAGAGGTGTCGGGTAAGCAGGCGCGCGAGCTCACCGACGACGACGTGCTCAAGGTGCTCGCGCGGGAATCGCGCAAGCGCGGCGAGGCGGCCGAGATCTACACCCAGAACGGGCGCGGCGAACTCGCCGCCAACGAGCACGCCGAAGCCCGCGTCATCGACGAGTACCTGCCGACGCCACTGACCGAGGCCGAACTCGCCGACGTCGTCGACACGGCGATGGCACAGGTCGCCGAACAACTCGGTGAGCGCCCCTCGATGAAGCAGATGGGTCAGGTCATGAAGGCGGCGTCGGCGATCGCCGCGGGCAAGGCCGACGGGTCGCGGCTGTCCGCCGCCGTCAAGGCGCGTCTCTGA
- a CDS encoding HemK2/MTQ2 family protein methyltransferase: MTTAYTDERDTVVAAEGVYAPQEDSQLLIDIMEKTGLAVGRRVVDLCTGSGVVAVNAALQGASSVTAFDICPKAVRCARGNALGAGAEVDVHLGSWARAVEFAPFDLVTCNPPYIPHAPEADRAPVPSTVGPARAWDAGYDGRLVLDPLCEALPDLLADGGSLLLVQSEFADPRRTLAALSSAGLDAKVIAWQWIPFGPVLTARAEWLEETGRLDPGRREEELLVIRADKP, from the coding sequence GTGACGACTGCATATACCGACGAGCGCGACACCGTGGTCGCCGCGGAAGGCGTGTACGCCCCGCAGGAAGACTCGCAACTCCTGATCGACATCATGGAGAAGACCGGTCTCGCCGTCGGCCGTCGCGTCGTCGACCTGTGCACGGGTAGTGGAGTGGTGGCGGTCAACGCCGCCCTGCAGGGCGCCTCGTCGGTCACGGCCTTCGACATCTGCCCCAAAGCCGTGCGCTGTGCGCGCGGCAACGCACTGGGCGCCGGTGCGGAAGTGGACGTTCATCTCGGGTCCTGGGCGCGGGCGGTGGAATTCGCGCCGTTCGATCTGGTGACCTGCAACCCGCCGTACATCCCGCACGCCCCGGAGGCCGATCGCGCGCCGGTGCCGTCGACCGTCGGCCCCGCGCGTGCCTGGGACGCCGGTTACGACGGCCGGCTCGTGCTCGACCCGCTGTGCGAGGCCTTGCCGGATCTGCTCGCCGACGGTGGCAGCCTGCTGCTCGTGCAGTCGGAGTTCGCCGATCCGCGCCGGACCCTGGCAGCGTTGTCGAGCGCTGGGCTGGATGCGAAAGTGATTGCATGGCAGTGGATTCCGTTCGGCCCGGTGCTGACCGCACGCGCCGAATGGCTGGAGGAGACGGGCCGGCTCGATCCGGGCCGTCGCGAAGAGGAGCTGCTGGTCATCCGCGCGGACAAACCGTGA
- a CDS encoding acyl-CoA thioesterase: protein MTALHETLPHGASWIARLLEFECDGDTFLAPQVTSGPAQRLFGGLIAAQALGAAGATVDPDKRAQSLHAYFVRGGKYGIDVEMQVERTRDGRSFDTRRVTAIQEGKVILEMITSFHRPEESADWYPQRPAALTFDDAVAKAPDLESVDRFEIRCRRDDTSPFAVPPFWIRTRDPIEDDPLIRACMLTYMSDLGPVPAARPSGAPDEPGVGMAASLDHSVWFHRPFDPHRWHRYEVSGVNNSDARGLAVGSLYDDGGVLIASTTQEALWRF, encoded by the coding sequence GTGACCGCGCTCCACGAGACCCTGCCGCACGGCGCTAGCTGGATCGCGCGTCTCCTCGAATTCGAATGCGACGGCGACACCTTCCTCGCACCGCAGGTCACCAGTGGCCCGGCGCAACGACTGTTCGGCGGGCTGATCGCCGCGCAGGCGCTGGGCGCAGCCGGGGCGACGGTCGATCCCGACAAGCGGGCGCAGTCGCTGCACGCCTACTTCGTCCGCGGCGGCAAGTACGGCATCGACGTCGAAATGCAGGTCGAGCGCACCCGCGACGGCCGATCGTTCGACACCCGGCGCGTCACCGCCATCCAGGAGGGCAAGGTCATCCTCGAGATGATCACGTCGTTCCATCGCCCAGAGGAGAGCGCCGACTGGTATCCCCAGCGACCGGCGGCGCTCACGTTCGACGATGCGGTGGCGAAAGCCCCCGACCTGGAGTCGGTGGACCGTTTCGAGATCCGCTGCCGGCGCGACGATACGTCGCCGTTCGCCGTCCCGCCGTTCTGGATCCGCACCCGCGACCCGATCGAGGACGATCCGCTCATCCGGGCGTGCATGCTGACCTACATGTCTGACCTGGGACCGGTCCCCGCCGCCCGCCCCTCTGGTGCGCCCGACGAACCGGGCGTCGGAATGGCCGCATCGCTGGACCATTCGGTGTGGTTCCACCGGCCGTTCGATCCGCACCGCTGGCACCGCTACGAGGTCAGCGGGGTCAACAACAGTGACGCCCGCGGCCTGGCCGTCGGTTCTCTGTACGACGACGGCGGTGTGCTGATCGCCAGCACCACCCAGGAAGCGCTCTGGCGGTTCTGA
- a CDS encoding LLM class F420-dependent oxidoreductase, whose protein sequence is MTRFGYTLMTEQSGPKDLVRYAAAAESAGFDFEVSSDHYSPWLAAQGHAPNAWTILGAVAHVTERVELFTYVTCPTMRYHPAIVAQQAATLQILADGRFTLGLGSGENLNEHVVGKGWPTVARRQDMLREAIQLIRELFTGEVVDWRGEYFEIDSARLWDLPETPVAIAAAVSGDRSVDAFAQLADHLIAVEPNKDLVDAWHEARRATGLPGHVRVIGQIPICWDPDREAAVARAHEQFRWFAGGWAVNADLPTTAGFAGATQFVRPEDTAESIPCGPDLDAIVEAVSEYWKAGFTDIALVQVGDDGQDRFLDEAAGPLLEKLRSAAG, encoded by the coding sequence ATGACGCGCTTCGGCTACACCCTGATGACCGAGCAGAGCGGACCCAAGGATCTCGTCCGCTACGCCGCCGCCGCTGAGAGCGCGGGATTCGACTTCGAGGTCTCCAGCGACCATTACTCGCCCTGGCTCGCCGCACAGGGCCACGCGCCGAACGCCTGGACCATCCTGGGCGCCGTCGCGCACGTCACCGAACGCGTCGAGCTGTTCACCTACGTGACGTGCCCGACGATGCGCTATCACCCCGCGATCGTCGCCCAGCAGGCCGCGACGCTGCAGATCCTCGCCGACGGCCGCTTCACCCTCGGCCTCGGCAGCGGCGAGAACCTGAACGAACACGTGGTCGGCAAGGGATGGCCGACCGTCGCGCGACGGCAGGACATGCTGCGCGAGGCCATCCAGCTCATCCGCGAACTGTTCACCGGCGAAGTGGTGGACTGGCGGGGCGAGTATTTCGAGATCGACTCCGCCCGGCTGTGGGACCTGCCCGAGACGCCGGTCGCGATCGCCGCGGCCGTATCCGGTGACCGCTCGGTGGACGCCTTCGCCCAACTCGCCGACCACCTCATCGCCGTCGAACCGAACAAGGACCTCGTCGACGCATGGCATGAGGCGCGGCGCGCGACCGGCCTGCCCGGGCATGTGCGGGTGATCGGCCAGATCCCGATCTGCTGGGACCCCGACCGCGAGGCGGCGGTCGCGCGGGCCCATGAGCAGTTCCGCTGGTTCGCCGGTGGCTGGGCGGTCAACGCCGACCTGCCGACGACGGCGGGATTCGCGGGCGCCACGCAGTTCGTCCGCCCGGAGGACACCGCGGAGTCGATTCCATGTGGACCCGATCTGGACGCGATCGTCGAGGCCGTCAGCGAATACTGGAAGGCCGGGTTCACCGACATCGCGCTGGTGCAGGTCGGTGACGACGGCCAGGACCGCTTCCTCGACGAGGCGGCGGGCCCGCTGCTGGAGAAGCTGCGCAGTGCGGCCGGTTGA